A window from Solirubrobacterales bacterium encodes these proteins:
- a CDS encoding DipZ protein — protein sequence MRVTDREIIVPDLPENVTWVNFEPESIDDLLRVGPVLIEFWDFARINSLRTLPYMEEWTRRYASSGATVLGVHSSGFSFAKDETVVRDAIKRLGVQHPVILDPEFQLWQAFENRGWPARYLFGRHGMLKYFHYGEGDYDEAELTLQEVLRELDPEIELEPIMDPLRPEDAPGVELHPQTADLQLPDGADRLKVKGTWGSAEDYIQSEKAGNKVSVKCDAGSAWAVLSGEGVEYPGLHEVPIEDGRASVEAAGPGLRVHGFQFTPKPPIA from the coding sequence GTGCGCGTCACAGATCGGGAAATCATCGTTCCGGACCTGCCGGAAAACGTCACCTGGGTCAACTTCGAACCAGAGTCGATCGACGACCTCCTGCGCGTTGGTCCGGTGCTGATCGAGTTCTGGGACTTCGCGCGGATCAACTCGCTGCGCACGCTGCCGTACATGGAGGAGTGGACCAGGCGCTACGCCTCATCTGGCGCAACCGTGCTTGGCGTTCATTCGTCGGGCTTCTCGTTCGCAAAGGACGAGACAGTGGTCCGCGATGCGATCAAGCGCCTCGGCGTGCAGCACCCTGTGATCCTCGACCCCGAGTTCCAGCTCTGGCAAGCATTCGAGAACCGCGGCTGGCCCGCGCGCTACCTGTTCGGGCGCCACGGAATGCTCAAGTACTTCCACTACGGCGAGGGTGACTACGACGAGGCCGAGCTGACGCTCCAGGAAGTGCTGCGCGAACTTGACCCGGAGATCGAGCTTGAGCCGATCATGGATCCCCTGCGACCCGAAGACGCCCCCGGCGTTGAGCTGCACCCTCAGACGGCTGACCTGCAACTCCCCGACGGCGCCGACCGCCTGAAGGTGAAGGGCACCTGGGGAAGCGCCGAGGACTACATCCAGTCCGAGAAGGCCGGCAACAAGGTGAGTGTGAAGTGCGATGCCGGCTCGGCGTGGGCAGTTCTTTCAGGCGAGGGCGTTGAGTACCCCGGTCTGCACGAAGTGCCGATCGAAGACGGCCGTGCCTCGGTCGAAGCAGCTGGACCGGGCCTGCGCGTCCACGGCTTTCAGTTCACGCCGAAGCCGCCGATCGCGTAA
- a CDS encoding stage II sporulation protein M: MATTPSQANLDKNEIFAATMRETRETLDRWGEEKTKVLGGWMIKSLCIALTMLLAVYIVSLLVGGADTYALPNILGKPHMSDVVVVFFRNMLVLALHGFVCLAGFMAMRALPEQSKYKSGLNRWVHEHAGPAAMIFVSAATIFSMTTQTWILGNQVADLSFSLGVSQATLMLTVLPHAVLELTAVFLPLAAFLTASRAHEWDQLLAATIVTVSVAIPMVIIAALLEAYLWPTTLQSVIF, encoded by the coding sequence ATGGCCACCACTCCCAGCCAGGCAAACCTCGACAAGAACGAGATCTTCGCCGCGACCATGCGCGAAACGCGCGAGACCCTCGACCGCTGGGGCGAGGAGAAGACAAAGGTCCTCGGCGGCTGGATGATCAAATCGCTTTGCATCGCTCTGACGATGTTGCTTGCGGTGTACATCGTCTCCCTGCTCGTCGGCGGCGCCGACACGTACGCGCTCCCAAACATCCTCGGCAAACCGCACATGTCAGATGTGGTGGTCGTCTTCTTCCGCAACATGCTCGTCCTCGCGCTCCATGGCTTCGTCTGCCTGGCGGGCTTCATGGCAATGCGCGCTCTGCCTGAGCAGTCCAAGTACAAGAGCGGGCTGAACCGCTGGGTGCACGAGCACGCGGGTCCGGCCGCGATGATCTTCGTATCCGCGGCGACGATCTTCTCGATGACGACACAGACCTGGATCCTCGGTAACCAGGTTGCAGATCTTTCCTTCAGCCTCGGCGTGTCGCAGGCCACGTTGATGCTCACCGTCCTCCCTCACGCGGTCCTGGAGTTGACGGCAGTCTTCCTGCCGCTCGCCGCGTTTCTCACGGCAAGCCGCGCGCACGAGTGGGATCAGCTTCTGGCGGCCACGATCGTCACGGTTTCGGTGGCGATCCCGATGGTCATCATCGCCGCGCTCCTGGAGGCGTATCTCTGGCCGACCACGCTCCAGTCCGTGATCTTTTAA
- the sufB gene encoding Fe-S cluster assembly protein SufB, with translation MATIDKTRIPNNPIKEKSDGSLVAKNGISREVVVEMSKIKNEPQFMLDMRLKSLDIFHRKPVPTWGVDLSGLDLDELVLYSPPGTGKFDSWDDVPDEQKDTFEKLGIPQAEREYLAGVVGVWDNNTFYEGLKEQYSDLGIIFTSMDTAVQEYPELVEQYFMKRCVPPQDNKYSALHGAIWSGGSFAYIPKGVKVDLPLQAYFRMEGSAEGTFEHTLIIAEEGSEINYIEGCTAQSYSLNSMHSAVVEIFVKEGAKARYTTVQNWSKDVYNLNTKRAIVEAEGTVEWVGGSMGAKYVMLYPGSYLVGEHARADHLNVGVAGKGVWKDTGAKVVHNAPNTTSNILAKSISKDGGIMGYRGLVRMGKNSQGSKSRVQCDGLMMDDLSRSDTWPDIQIQNPYVTVAHEAVVGKISDEQLFYLRSRGLTEDEAAGMIVNGFIEPVTKELPMEYAVELNRLIQLEMEGSVG, from the coding sequence ATGGCGACCATCGACAAGACCCGCATCCCGAACAACCCGATCAAAGAAAAGTCGGACGGCTCACTTGTGGCCAAGAACGGGATCTCCCGCGAGGTCGTCGTCGAGATGTCGAAGATCAAGAACGAGCCGCAGTTCATGTTGGACATGCGCTTGAAGAGCCTTGACATCTTCCACCGCAAGCCCGTCCCAACCTGGGGAGTCGACCTCTCTGGCCTCGACCTTGACGAGCTCGTCCTTTACAGCCCGCCCGGCACAGGCAAGTTCGACAGCTGGGACGACGTCCCCGACGAGCAGAAGGACACCTTCGAGAAGCTCGGCATCCCGCAGGCAGAGCGTGAATACCTCGCCGGCGTAGTCGGAGTATGGGACAACAACACCTTTTACGAGGGACTGAAAGAGCAGTACTCAGACCTCGGAATCATCTTCACCTCGATGGACACCGCAGTCCAGGAGTACCCGGAGCTCGTCGAGCAGTACTTCATGAAGCGCTGCGTCCCGCCGCAGGACAACAAGTACAGCGCGCTGCACGGCGCAATCTGGTCCGGCGGATCCTTCGCATACATCCCGAAGGGCGTGAAGGTCGACCTTCCGCTGCAGGCCTACTTCCGCATGGAAGGTTCGGCCGAAGGCACCTTCGAGCATACGCTGATCATCGCCGAAGAAGGCTCAGAGATCAACTACATCGAGGGCTGCACCGCGCAGAGCTACAGCCTCAACTCGATGCACAGCGCAGTCGTTGAGATCTTCGTCAAGGAAGGCGCCAAGGCGCGTTACACGACCGTTCAGAACTGGTCCAAGGACGTCTACAACCTCAACACCAAGCGCGCAATCGTCGAGGCCGAAGGCACCGTCGAATGGGTCGGCGGCTCGATGGGCGCCAAGTACGTGATGCTCTACCCAGGTAGCTACCTGGTCGGCGAGCACGCCCGCGCGGACCACCTGAACGTCGGCGTCGCCGGCAAGGGAGTCTGGAAGGACACCGGCGCCAAGGTCGTGCACAACGCCCCGAACACCACTTCAAACATCCTCGCCAAGTCGATCTCCAAGGATGGCGGAATCATGGGTTACCGCGGTCTGGTGCGAATGGGCAAGAACTCACAGGGCAGCAAGTCGCGTGTCCAGTGCGACGGCTTGATGATGGATGACCTCTCGCGCTCAGACACCTGGCCCGACATCCAGATCCAGAACCCTTACGTCACGGTTGCCCACGAGGCAGTCGTCGGCAAGATCTCTGACGAGCAGCTCTTTTACCTGCGTTCACGCGGGCTCACAGAGGACGAGGCCGCCGGAATGATCGTCAACGGCTTCATCGAGCCGGTCACGAAGGAGCTCCCGATGGAATACGCGGTCGAGCTCAACCGACTGATCCAGCTCGAGATGGAAGGCTCAGTCGGTTAG